One genomic region from Terriglobus aquaticus encodes:
- a CDS encoding single-stranded DNA-binding protein gives MYQNKVTLIGFLGNDAEVRTNDNRSFTTLSLATKSSYKKDGQYISHTEWHRCVIFGKLSEFAGTLKKGAHLQVEGELRSREYETKKVGKKPIQKKTIWEIRVNSILKLDRAEKASLEEQDADSQLPLEAAA, from the coding sequence ATGTACCAGAACAAAGTCACCCTCATCGGCTTCCTCGGCAACGACGCAGAAGTTCGCACCAACGACAACCGCAGCTTCACCACTCTCTCGTTGGCAACCAAGAGTTCCTACAAGAAGGACGGCCAGTACATCTCGCACACCGAATGGCACCGTTGCGTGATCTTCGGCAAGCTCAGTGAGTTCGCCGGCACGCTGAAGAAGGGCGCTCATCTGCAGGTGGAAGGCGAGCTGCGCAGCCGGGAGTACGAGACCAAGAAGGTCGGCAAGAAGCCAATCCAGAAGAAGACCATCTGGGAGATCCGGGTGAATTCGATTCTCAAGCTGGACCGGGCCGAGAAGGCAAGCCTAGAGGAGCAGGACGCAGACTCTCAA